One Prunus dulcis chromosome 7, ALMONDv2, whole genome shotgun sequence DNA segment encodes these proteins:
- the LOC117634640 gene encoding uncharacterized protein LOC117634640, which yields MNGGLSQLGTALTVVFAAILAALATQLFFLLRRRLKSQSQTRIGPHENPPHSQHHRSVDVDVDDVFKWQQALYGVSSRVLFTIEEEEERKGLDFAETTTHSSCAEKEVKTATTVVLDVAVTVMSVEVDDGTTPFSTPCASPPYYTPSTSPGRETCSM from the coding sequence ATGAATGGTGGTCTTAGCCAGCTCGGGACTGCGCTCACTGTAGTGTTTGCGGCCATTCTCGCAGCCCTAGCAACCCagctcttcttcctcctccggCGCCGGCTGAAGTCTCAGTCTCAGACCCGGATCGGGCCCCACGAAAACCCGCCTCACTCACAGCACCACAGAAGCGTCGACGTTGACGTGGACGACGTGTTCAAGTGGCAGCAGGCACTGTACGGCGTGTCGTCAAGGGTTTTGTTCACAatcgaggaggaggaggagagaaagGGTCTGGACTTCGCCGAGACGACGACGCACTCCTCGTGCGCGGAGAAAGAGGTGAAGACGGCGACGACGGTGGTGCTGGACGTAGCTGTGACGGTGATGAGTGTAGAGGTGGACGACGGGACGACGCCGTTTTCGACTCCTTGTGCTTCGCCGCCGTACTATACTCCGTCGACTTCTCCCGGTCGTGAGACTTGTAGCATGTAA